The Saccharothrix violaceirubra genome segment GGGCCGCAGTGCCGTTCGGCGAAACGGACGCGGGTGACCGGTGTGCCGCAGTGGCTTTGGGCGTCCCGCCACTGGACGCCGGCGTGGCCGCCGGGGCAGACGGCCCGGCGCCGCTCCCAGTCGACGGTGAAGCGGGTGTTGTCGAAGAAGCCGCCGGTCGCCTGTTCGGGGTTGGTGATCTTTCCGACCGGTCCGACGAGGTCGATGTCGTGATCACGGCGGGCGTGGTGGATCTGCTCGGCGTCGACGTCCTCCAGGGCGGCGAGGTCGGTGACCGGGGCCGGGGTGGTGTGGACGTGGGTGATCAGGTATGGGGCGTCGGGCTCGCAGGTCTCGCTGAGGTGGACCTTGTAGCCCGACCAGCCCAGATCCCGCTTCGCCCCGGTCCTGGCCTCGGGTTCGTGCGGGGTGCGTAAGCGGATCAGGCCGGGCGGGTTGTCCTGCGGGTGCCGACACCGCACGACGCCCTCGACGTGCCGGAACTGCTGCACCCACGTCCGGCGCAGGAACTCCACCGCGGGCAGGTGCCGCAGGCCGGGAGGTGCCGCCGCCGACCAGGCGGCTTCCAGCAGCACCATGCCGTCGGCCCCGCACTGGTCGTCGTGCCGGACGCGCGCGGCCCACCGGGACGGGAAACGGCTGTCCTCCGGCTGTGCCGTGTAGCGGTCGAACCACTCCGGTGCCGCCACCGTCACCAGCCAGTCCCCGGCCACCTCGGCGATCCGGTCCAGCGCCGTGCGCAGTGTCCCGACCACGAACTCCAGCCTGCTCAGGTCCCTGGTCGCGGCCGGCACGTGGGTGGCGTCCGTGCGCTGCCGCCCGCCCGACTTGACCAGCCCGGCCGCCCCGCCCGCCCGCAGCACCGCGTCGAACACCGCGCGGCCGGCGTCCGCCTCGGCGAGTCGGGCACGGAACCCGCTGAGCACGGAGAAGTCGAAGCCGGTATCGGTCAGCTCCAGCGACAGGGCGTACTTCCAGTCCAGACGCGAGCGGACCGCGTGCGCGGCCTGCCGGTCGGTCAGGCCCTCCGCGAACTGCAACACCGACACCAGCGCCAGCCGTGCCGGCGACACCGCCGGACGCCCCCGTACCGGGAACAGTTCCTCGAAGTCGGCGTCGGCGAAGACCGGCCCGTGCACATCACGCATCCGCATCGCCAGACAGCCCTTCGGGAACACCGCAGGCGCCACCCGTGCCGTCTCCTCCGGGACCTCCGCCAACTCCACCCTGCGGCAACGACACGAACCCACCCCTGAACACGACGACGGCCTGCACAACCCCAACGGGTCGTACAGGCCGTCGTTACGCAAGCCCCGGATTTACCAACAGCATCCGGCATGCCGGTCGGGGCCCTTTCCACTACAGCCGATCAGCCGATCAGACGGGTGCCCTGCCAGCCCCAGCCACGCTCGGTGCCGACCCACCTCTCGGTGCCTGCGTTCCAGGCGAACTCGACGAGGGTGCCGTCGACGGCGATGACCACGAAGTGGTCGGCGTCGGCGCCGGCGATCAGGCGGATCCAGCGGTTGTCGCTGTTGGTCTCCGGGTACTCCCGCAGCCCGCTCGCCTCGTCCACCCACCAGGACAGGGAGTTGAGCGCGTCGCCCT includes the following:
- a CDS encoding transposase, whose amino-acid sequence is MAPAVFPKGCLAMRMRDVHGPVFADADFEELFPVRGRPAVSPARLALVSVLQFAEGLTDRQAAHAVRSRLDWKYALSLELTDTGFDFSVLSGFRARLAEADAGRAVFDAVLRAGGAAGLVKSGGRQRTDATHVPAATRDLSRLEFVVGTLRTALDRIAEVAGDWLVTVAAPEWFDRYTAQPEDSRFPSRWAARVRHDDQCGADGMVLLEAAWSAAAPPGLRHLPAVEFLRRTWVQQFRHVEGVVRCRHPQDNPPGLIRLRTPHEPEARTGAKRDLGWSGYKVHLSETCEPDAPYLITHVHTTPAPVTDLAALEDVDAEQIHHARRDHDIDLVGPVGKITNPEQATGGFFDNTRFTVDWERRRAVCPGGHAGVQWRDAQSHCGTPVTRVRFAERHCGPCAPAAPMPGPAAT